The Alosa sapidissima isolate fAloSap1 chromosome 5, fAloSap1.pri, whole genome shotgun sequence genome has a window encoding:
- the LOC121710080 gene encoding spectrin family protein isoform X4, which yields MSTISPTDFDSLEIQQQYNDINNRWDLAAETDWDNENSSARLFERSRIKALADEREAVQKKTFTKWVNSHLGRVTCRIGDLYTDLRDGRMLIRLLEVLSGEQLPKPTKGRMRIHCLENVDKALQFLKEQKVHLENMGSHDIVDGNHRLTLGLIWTIILRFQIQDISVETEDNKEKKSAKDALLLWCQMKTAGYPNVNVHNFTTSWRDGLAFNAIVHKHRSDLIDFDNLKRSNAHYNLQNAFNVAEKELGLTKLLDPEDVNVDQPDEKSIITYVATYYHYFSKMKALAVEGKRIGKVLDYAIEADQLIEKYETLASELLQWIEQTIVTLNDRQLANSLSGVQNQLQAFNTYRTVEKPPKFTEKGNLEVLLFTIQSKMRANNQKVYMPREGKLISDINKAWERLEKAEHERELALRNELIRQEKLEMLAARFDRKAAMRETWLSENQRLVSQDNFGCDLGAVEAATRKHEAIETDIGAYGERVAAVEAVARELEKESYHEVRRIVARRDNVLRLWEYLKELLAARRERLNSHRDLQRLLQEMRYIMDWMADMKGRLQSQDSGKHLHDVEDLLQKHNLVEADISAQAERIKAVQANAQRFTSDGQIYKPCDPALVSEKEVQLGQAYEELGLLAGSRRARLEESRRLWQFLWELGEEAAWIREQEQILAGGDCGRDLSSALHLLSKHEAFRDEMAARYGPLGHSIASGEQLVREGHSGATEVTERIADVRAQWAHLEETSLLREQSLKESVALHQFQTDANDMEAWIMETLRQVSSQEVGHDEFSTQTLARKQREVEEEIQSHRPLIDSLHEQALALPASFTRSPQVEGRLPAIEQRYEELESLSSARRRALEGALALYRMFSEAGACQLWVEEKEQWLHSMEIPTKLEDLEVVQQRFETLEPEMNNLGTRVTDVNQVAQQLLKSDDRSKTQINQTQDQLNNRWKEFQRLADQKKQALESALNIQNYHLECNEIQSWMKEKTKVIESTQGLGNDLAGVMALQRKLTGMERDLEAIQGKLDDLRKEAEKLTEEHPDQAQEIQMRLAEIQDVWEELNATMKKREESLGEASKLQGFLRDLDDFQSWLSRTQTAVASEDIPTSMAEAEQLLTQHEAIKNEVDNYREDYERMRATGAEVTQGQTDAQHMFLAQRLQALDTGWHELRRMWENRHALLAQAFDFQTFLRDAKQAEGFLNSQEYVLSHTEMPSSLQGALEAIKKHDDFMTTMEASEEKINGVVEAGRRLVSDGNANADKIQEKADSIQDRHQKNKETASELLAKLKDNRELQHFLQDGQELTLWINEKMLTAQDMSYDEARNLHSKWQKHQAFMAELASNKDWLDKIDKEGQALVSEKPELEPVVRQTLEGLQKQWEELESTTRTKAQCLFDANRAELFTQSCSALDTWLQNLSSQLQSDDFGKDLTSVNILLKKHQMLEHQMEVREKEVQSLQSQALALAQEDSGIAEVDGQQRRVADSFSQLQDPLHLRRQQLLASKEAHQFNRDLEDEILWVKERMPLATSTDHGKDLPSVQLLIKKNQTLQKEIQGHQPRIDDILAHGRSMASGTDGSSDGAERHAALEGRLGELGEQWAHLIAETDERHSRLQEANRAQQFYADAAEAEAWMGEQELHMMSEEKAKDEQSAVVMVKKHQILEQALEDYAQTIHQLANSSRFMVTSEHPESERITLRQAQVDKLYAGLKDLAEERRGRLQERLRLTQLKREVDDLEQWIAEREVVAGSHELGQDIEHVTMLRDKFREFARDTSTIGQERVDAVNGQADDLIESGHPENASVAEWKDGLNEAWADLLELIDTRTQMLAASYELHRFHQDAREALGRVREKREALSSDLGRDLNTVQHLHRQHNAYEHDIQALSGQVTQVQDDAARLQKAYAGEKADDIHRHERAVTEAWEGLLAAGQARRLLLLDTVEKFRFFNMVRDLMLWMDGVNLQIQSHDSPRDVSSAGLVIANHQDIKSEIETRADSFTACNEMGNSLINNNHYAADEIREKLVQLQAKRDEINQKWQDKMDHLQIVLEVLQFSRDASVAESWLAGQEPLVRAAELGANVDEVESLIKRHEAFEKLAAGWEERFTLLEKLTTLEEQERLRILEEEERARRPPTPPPAEVVASDIETVAHDSAARTSLDQTTLNQSVSVNGVHSDQDTSQQSLSVSMSELKKPDPKPVSKPMSKPKAQERGSESESVNGPGRDSGLPSSSRHDPSATLPGKGSAEGTEAMEGMLCRKQEMESHAKKAATRSWQNVYCLLRKGSLGFYKDNKSASNGIPYHGEVPISLGEATCEVAHDYKKRKHVFKLRLGDGKEFLFQAKDEPEMSLWIRAIHSSMQSGSGAADHSPGGPRGLSRAMTMPPISPSSGDTGGVTMRNKDGKEKDREKRFSFFGKKK from the exons GTATCCCAATGTCAATGTGCACAACTTCACCACCAGCTGGAGAGATGGCCTCGCGTTCAACGCCATCGTCCACAAACACAG ATCGGACCTGATCGATTTTGACAACTTGAAGCGCTCCAATGCTCATTATAACCTGCAGAATGCCTTTAACGTGGCTGAGAAGGAGCTGGGCCTGACCAAGCTGCTGGATCCCGAGG aTGTGAATGTGGACCAGCCTGATGAGAAGTCTATTATCACCTATGTGGCCACATACTACCACTACTTCTCCAAGATGAAGGCCCTGGCTGTTGAGGGAAAGAGGATTggcaag GTGCTGGACTATGCCATCGAGGCGGACCAGCTGATAGAGAAGTATGAGACCCTGGCGTCCGAGCTGCTGCAGTGGATTGAGCAGACCATCGTCACGCTCAATGACCGGCAGCTGGCCAACTCCCTCAGCGGTGTGCAGAACCAACTCCAGGCCTTCAACACCTACCGCACCGTGGAGAAGCCTCCcaa GTTCACAGAGAAGGGGAACctggaggtgctgctgttcaccATCCAGAGCAAGATGAGGGCTAACAACCAGAAAGTCTACATGCCCAGAGAGGGCAAGCTCATCTCTGACATCAACAAG GCATGGGAGCGTCTGGAGAAGGCGGAGCATGAGCGTGAGCTGGCGCTGAGGAACGAGCTGATTCGCCAGGAGAAGCTGGAAATGCTGGCGGCTCGCTTCGACCGCAAGGCGGCCATGAGAGAAACCTGGCTGAGTGAGAACCAGCGCCTGGTCTCAcag GACAACTTCGGCTGTGATCTGGGTGCGGTGGAGGCGGCCACGCGGAAGCACGAGGCCATCGAGACGGACATCGGCGCGTACGGCGAGCGCGTGGCGGCCGTGGAGGCGGTGGCCCGCGAGCTGGAAAAGGAGAGCTACCACGAGGTGCGGCGCATCGTGGCACGGCGCGACAACGTCCTGCGGCTCTGGGAGTACCTGAAGGAGCTGCTGGCGGCCCGCCGCGAGCGCCTCAACTCCCACCGTGACCTGCAGCGCCTCCTGCAGGAGATGAGATACATCATGGACTGGATGGCCGACATGAAG gggCGGCTGCAGAGTCAGGACAGCGGTAAGCATCTGCACGATGTGGAGGACCTGCTGCAGAAACACAACCTGGTGGAGGCCGACATCTCCGCTCAGGCCGAGAGGATCAAAGCAGTGCAGGCCAATGCACAGCGCTTCACCTCTGATGGACAGA TCTATAAGCCGTGCGACCCCGCACTGGTCAGTGAGAAGGAGGTCCAGCTGGGCCAGGCCTACGAGGAGCTGGGCCTGCTGGCCGGCTCGCGCCGCGCCCGTCTGGAGGAGTCGCGGCGCCTCTGGCAGTTCCTGTGGGAGCTGGGCGAGGAGGCGGCGTGGATCCGCGAGCAGGAGCAGATCCTGGCCGGCGGCGACTGCGGACGCGACCTCTCGTCGGCGCTGCACCTGCTCAGCAAGCACGAGGCCTTCCGCGACGAGATGGCCGCCCGCTACGGCCCGCTGGGCCACAGCATCGCCTCTGGCGAGCAGCTGGTGCGGGAGGGTCACTCCGGTGCGACCGAAGTGACCGAGCGGATCGCCGACGTGCGCGCCCAGTGGGCTCACTTGGAGGAG ACGTCCCTGCTCAGGGAACAGAGTCTGAAGGAGTCGGTGGCCCTGCACCAGTTCCAGACTGATGCCAATGACATGGAGGCCTGGATCATGGAGACACTCCGACAG GTGTCTAGTCAGGAGGTGGGCCATGACGAGTTCTCCACCCAGACTCTGGCCCGCAagcagagggaggtggaggaggagatccAGAGCCACCGCCCTCTCATCGACTCCCTGCACGAGCAGGCCCTCGCACTGCCCGCATCCTTCACACGCTCACCGCAG gtGGAGGGCCGTCTGCCTGCCATTGAGCAACGCTACGAGGAGCTGGAGTCGCTGTCGTCGGCGCGGCGCCGGGCCCTAGAGGGCGCTCTGGCGCTCTACCGCATGTTCAGCGAGGCCGGCGCCTGCCAGCTGTgggtggaggagaaggagcagTGGCTCCACAGCATGGAGATCCCCACCAAGCTGGAGGACCTGGAGGTGGTGCAGCAGAG GTTTGAGACTCTGGAGCCAGAGATGAATAATCTAGGCACTCGCGTGACAGATGTCAACCAGGTGGCACAACAGCTGCTGAAGTCCGACGACCGCAGCAAAACCCAGATTAACCAGACACAAGACCAGCTCAATAACAG GTGGAAGGAGTTCCAGCGGCTGGCTGACCAGAAGAAGCAGGCCCTGGAGTCTGCCCTCAACATCCAGAACTACCACCTGGAGTGCAACGAGATCCAATCGTGGATGAAGGAGAAGACCAAGGTGATCGAGTCCACCCAGGGCCTGGGCAACGACCTGGCCGGCGTCATGGCCCTGCAGCGCAAGCTCACCGGCATGGAGCGAGACCTGGAGGCCATTCAG GGTAAGCTGGACGATCTGCGGAAGGAGGCAGAGAAGCTGACCGAGGAGCACCCGGACCAGGCCCAGGAGATCCAGATGCGCCTGGCCGAGATCCAGGACGTGTGGGAGGAGCTCAATGCCACCATGAAGAAGCGCGAGGAGTCTCTGGGCGAAGCGTCCAAGCTGCAGGGCTTCCTGCGCGACCTGGACGACTTCCAGTCGTGGCTGTCGCGCACGCAGACGGCCGTGGCGTCCGAGGACATCCCCACGTCGATGGCCGAGGCCGAGCAGCTGCTCACGCAGCACGAGGCCATCAAGAACGAGGTGGACAACTACCGCGAGGACTACGAGCGCATGCGCGCCACGGGGGCCGAAGTGACCCAGGGCCAGACGGACGCCCAGCACATGTTCCTGGCCCAGCGGCTTCAGGCGCTGGACACAGGCTGGCACGAGCTACGTCGCATGTGGGAGAACCGCCACGCGCTGCTGGCCCAGGCCTTCGACTTCCAGACGTTCCTGAGGGACGCCAAGCAGGCCGAGGGCTTCCTCAACAGCCAG GAGTATGTGCTGTCCCACACAGAGATGCCCTCGAGCCTGCAGGGGGCGCTAGAGGCCATTAAGAAGCACGATGACTTCATGACCACCATGGAGGCCAGCGAGGAGAAGATCAACGGTGTGGTCGAGGCCGGCCGCCGCCTCGTCTCCGATGGCAACGCCAATGCTGACAAGATCCAGGAGAAGGCCGACTCCATCCAGGATAG GCACCAGAAGAATAAGGAGACGGCCAGCGAGCTCCTGGCCAAACTGAAGGACAACAGAGAGCTGCAGCACTTCCTCCAGGATGGACAGGAG cTCACTCTCTGGATTAACGAGAAGATGCTGACGGCTCAGGACATGTCCTATGACGAGGCCCGTAACCTCCACAGCAAGTGGCAGAAGCACCAGGCCTTCATGGCAGAGCTGGCCTCCAACAAGGACTGGCTGGACAAGATCGACAAG GAGGGTCAGGCCCTGGTCAGTGAGAAGCCCGAGCTGGAGCCGGTGGTGCGCCAGACGCTGGAGGGTCTGCAGAAGCAGTGGGAGGAGCTGGAGAGCACCACGCGCACCAAGGCCCAGTGTCTGTTCGACGCCAACCGGGCCGAGCTGTTCACGCAGAGCTGCTCAGCGCTGGACACCTGGCTCCAGAACCTCTCCTCGCAGCTGCAGAGCGACGACTTCGGCAAGGACCTCACCAGCGTCAACATCCTGCTCAAGAAGCACCAG ATGCTGGAGCACCAGATGGAGGTGCGTGAGAAGGAGGTGCAGTCGCTGCAGTCTCAGGCGCTGGCCCTGGCCCAAGAGGATTCTGGGATAGCGGAGGTGGACGGCCAGCAGCGGCGCGTGGCCGACAGCTTCTCCCAGCTGCAGGACCCCCTGCACCTCCGACGCCAGCAGCTCCTCGCCTCCAAGGAGGCGCACCAGTTCAACAGAGACCTGGAGGACGAGATT TTATGGGTGAAGGAGAGGATGCCCCTGGCCACCTCCACAGACCATGGCAAAGACCTGCCCAGTGTGCAGCTCCTCATCAAGAAGAACCAG ACTCTCCAGAAGGAGATCCAGGGCCACCAGCCCCGCATCGATGACATCCTGGCCCACGGCCGGAGCATGGCGTCGGGCACGGACGGCAGCAGCGACGGCGCCGAGCGCCACGCGGCGCTGGAGGGCCGTCTGGGCGAGCTGGGCGAGCAGTGGGCGCACCTCATCGCCGAGACGGACGAGCGGCACTCGCGGCTGCAGGAGGCCAACCGGGCGCAGCAGTTCTACGCCGACGCCGCTGAGGCCGAGGCCTGGATGGGCGAGCAGGAGCTGCACATGATGTCTGAGGAGAaggccaag GATGAGCAGAGTGCGGTGGTGATGGTGAAGAAGCACCAGATCCTGGAGCAGGCACTGGAGGACTACGCCCAGACCATCCACCAGCTGGCCAACAGCAGCCGCTTCATGGTCACCAGTGAGCACCCCGAGAG TGAGCGCATCACGCTGCGTCAGGCCCAGGTGGACAAGCTGTACGCGGGGCTGAAGGACCTGGCCGAGGAGCGGCGCGGTCGGCTGCAAGAACGCCTGCGACTCACGCAGCTCAAGCGCGAGGTGGACGACCTGGAGCAGTGGATCGCCGAGAGGGAGGTGGTGGCCGGATCCCACGAGCTCGGACAGGACATCGAGCACGTCACG ATGCTGCGCGACAAGTTCCGCGAGTTCGCCCGCGACACCAGCACCATCGGTCAGGAGCGCGTGGACGCGGTCAACGGCCAGGCGGACGACCTGATCGAGTCGGGCCACCCGGAGAACGCCAGCGTGGCGGAGTGGAAGGACGGCCTGAATGAGGCGTGGGCCGACCTGCTGGAGCTGATCGACACGCGCACGCAGATGCTGGCGGCGTCCTACGAGCTGCACCGCTTCCACCAGGACGCCCGCGAGGCACTGGGACGCGTGCGCGAGAAGCGCGAGGCGCTCAGCTCCGACCTGGGACGCGACCTCAACACCGTGCAGCACCTGCACCGCCAGCACAACGCCTACGAGCACGACATCCAGGCACTCAGCGGACag GTGACGCAGGTGCAAGACGACGCTGCCCGCTTGCAGAAGGCGTATGCCGGTGAGAAGGCTGACGACATCCACCGTCACGAACGTGCCGTCACCGAGGCGTGGGAGGGGCTTCTGGCAGCGGGCCAGGCCAGGCGACTGCTCCTATTGGACACCGTGGAGAAGTTCCGCTTTTTCAACATGGTGCGTGACCTCATGCTCTGGATGGACGGGGTTAACCTACAGATCCAATCACATGACAGTCCAAG ggATGTTTCATCTGCTGGGCTGGTCATTGCCAACCACCAGGACATCAAGTCTGAAATCGAGACCAGAGCAGACAGCTTTACCGCCTGCAATGAGATGGGCAACTCCCTCATCAACAACAACCACTACGCCGCAGATGAG ATCCGGGAGAAGCTGGTCCAGCTCCAGGCGAAGAGAGACGAGATCAACCAGAAGTGGCAGGACAAGATGGACCACCTGCAGATCG TCCTGGAGGTGCTGCAGTTCAGCCGCGACGCCTCAGTGGCTGAGTCGTGGCTGGCGGGCCAGGAGCCACTGGTGCGGGCGGCCGAGCTGGGTGCCAACGTGGACGAGGTGGAGAGCCTCATCAAGCGTCACGAGGCCTTCGAGAAGCTGGCCGCCGGCTGGGAGGAGAGGTTCACCCTGCTGGAGAAACTCACCAcg ctTGAAGAGCAGGAAAGGCTGAGAATattagaggaggaggaaagagcaAGGCGACCTCCCACACCACCCCCGGCTGAAGTGGTCGCTTCTGACATAGAAACTGTGGCCCACGACTCTGCAGCCAG AACTAGTCTGGACCAGACTACACTCAATCAGTCCGTATCTGTGAATGGAGTTCACAGTGACCAGGACACCTCACAG CAGTCGTTGTCAGTGTCAATGTCAGAGCTCAAGAAGCCTGATCCTAAGCCCGTGTCTAAACCTATGTCTAAGCCCAAGGCACAGGAACGT GGCTCCGAGTCTGAGTCGGTGAACGGGCCCGGGCGCGACAGCGGCCTCCCGTCCTCGTCCCGGCACGACCCCTCGGCCACGTTGCCCGGGAAAGGGAGCGCAGAGGGCACCGAGGCCATGGAGGGCATGCTGTGTCGCAAGCAGGAGATGGAGTCCCACGCCAAGAAGGCCGCCACCAG ATCCTGGCAGAACGTGTACTGCTTGCTGAGGAAGGGAAGCCTGGGCTTCTACAAGGACAACAAGAGCGCCTCCAATGGCATCCCGTACCACGGCGAGGTGCCCATCAGCCTGGGCGAGGCCACCTGCGAGGTCGCCCACGACTACAAGAAGAGGAAACACGTCTTCAAGCTCCG GCTCGGAGATGGCAAGGAGTTCCTGTTCCAAGCAAAGGACGAG cctGAGATGAGCTTGTGGATCCGGGCCATCCACTCGTCCATGCAGTCAGGCTCCGGGGCAGCCGACCACTCCCCCGGAGGCCCTCGTGGCCTGAGCCGGGCGATGACCATGCCCCCCATCTCGCCCAGCTCCGGCGACACCGGCGGAGTTACCATGCGCAACAAGGACGGCAAGGAGAAGGACCGCGAGAAACGCTTCAGCTTCTTCGGCaagaagaaataa